The genomic interval GAGCGTCTGTCGGCCGACCTCGGGCACGGGCAGTGATCGAGCTCGACGCGTATGTGAAGGGCGTGCTCGACGGGAAGCGGGCGATCGTCGCCCGCGCCATCACCCTCGTCGAGTCCACCCACCCCCGACACCGGTCACTGGCCCAGGAGTTGCTCACCGAGCTGCTTCCGCACAGCGGCCGGGCCCGGCGGATCGGGGTCAGCGGGGTGCCGGGCGTGGGGAAGTCGACGTTCATCGACGCGTTCGGCACCATGCTCACCTCGCTGGGACACCGGGTGGCCGTGCTCGCCGTGGACCCGTCCTCCAGCCGTACGGGCGGCTCGATCCTGGGCGACAAGACCCGGATGGAGCGCCTGGCCGTCGACCCGGCCGCCTTCGTCCGGCCCTCCCCCAGCGCGGGCACGCTCGGTGGGGTGGCGAAGGCGACCCGGGAGTCGATGGTCGTGATGGAGGCCGCCGGCTACGACGTGATCCTGGTCGAGACCGTCGGCGTCGGGCAGTCGGAGACCGCGGTGGCCGACATGGTCGACTCCTTCCTGCTGCTGAGTCTGGCCCGCACCGGCGACCAACTCCAGGGCATCAAGAAGGGTGTTCTGGAGCTGGCCGACGTGATCGCGGTCAACAAGGCGGACGGCCCGCACGAGCGCGACGCCCGCGCTGCCGCACGTGAACTGGCGGGCGCCCTGCGGCTCATGCACGGCAAGGACGCCTTCTGGACTCCCCCGGTGCTCAGTTGCAGCGCCCGCGAGGCGACCGGCCTGGACGTGGTGTGGGAACGCCTGGAACAGCACCGGAGCCTCCTCGACTCGACCGGTCGGCTCACTGCCAAGCGCCGGGACCAGCAGGTCGGTTGGGCCTGGGCGATGGTCCGGGACGAACTGCTCGGCCGTCTGCACGCCGACCCAGCCGTCCAGTCCCTCGCCCCGGACCTCGAACAGCAGGTCCGCGACGGCCGGTTGACGGCCACACTCGCCGCCGAGCGCATCCTCGGGGCGTTCGGCGGCATCACGAGGAACTGACCGCCCGGCACCTGAATGGCGGTCACTCGTGGCGCCGGGCTCTGAACTTCAGTGCGCGGCCAGCCACTTGGCCGACCAGGTCGCCGACGCCCTGGGGGGCGCAGCCCCAACCCGCCTGGTTCGGCGGGGGCTGCTGGAGTTCACCGGTGAGAGCGGGGCCCGCGGAACTCACGCGGCCGGTGGAGGCGTGGCCTGCTGATCCGGCCCCTGCTGCGCCTGCCCCCGCTCCCGCACCTTGGCGACGGCCGCCGCCATCTGCTGTTGCACCTGTTCCGGCACCGCAGCTCCATGGATGGCACCCATCAGCTCCTGGGCGAGCTCGTGCAGCTTGGTGTTGGTGTTCTGGGAGGCGGTGACCAGCACCGTCCAGGCGTCCTCGGCACTCAGCCCGAAGGAAGCCATGACGATCCCGCGGGCCACGTCGATGGCCGGTCTGGTCCGCATGGCCCGGCGCAGCTGGTCGACCTCCAGGCGCAGTTCCTGATCGACATCCATGGGCTGCGGCTGTTCCTCCACGGCGGGGACATGACCGGGAGGGCCGGGGACAGGACCAGGCACGGGTCCGGCGGCCGGGGCTCCCGGACCTTCGGGCCGCGCGGAATGCTCGGTCACGAACAGCTCCCGGGCCCCGGTCAGCTCGAGCAGGCGTCCGACGGCCGGACTGTACGCCCGGACGGTGACCGTCTTGCCCTGGTCGAGGGCCTCCCGGCGCAGGCTCAGCAGGACGTTGAAGCCACCGCAGTCACAGAACCGGACCTCGTCGAGATCCAGGTCCACACCGGTGGCCGAGTGGTCGAGGACGGCGTTGAGCTCGGACTGAAGCTCCTGGGCTCCCAGGTCGAACTCTCCCCGACAGATGACAACCGTTCGTTCCCCGGCCGGCAGAACCTCGATCGTGGCCAGACACGGCGGGCGCGCGTCCAGCGTGGTGAGGGGCTGCGCCGAGTGCGCAGGCTCCGGCATGACCCTCTCCCTCATGTGCTCGGCTGCCTCTGTCCCTCAGATTCCCTTCTGCCGCCAACATACGTCAACCAATACACGAAATAAAGTTCGGGTTTTTGAATACGTGAATGCTTGGTCGCTAGACTGCTGCCATGGATGGAGTGCCCGAGTCTCACACCGGATGGACGTTCGTCACCAACCACGCAAGGGTGCTGGCCGCGATCGCCGACAACCCCAGCACCCGGATCCGCGACATCGCCGCACACTGCCGCCTCACCGAACGCGCCGTGCAGAAGATCATTTCCGATCTGGAGCAGGACGGGTACCTCTCGCACGTGCGGGAGGGGCGCACGAACTCCTACCGCATCGACCCCGGCAAGGTCCTGCGCCATCCCGCCGAGGCGGGCCTGACGGTGGCGTCGCTGCTCTCCCTGCTCGTCCAGGACGAGGCGGACCGCAGCCCGCTCCCCGACAGGCGGCCCACCCCGGCCTGACACCGCGGCGAACGGAACCTGTCACGGCCCAGGCCCCGGCAGGTTCGCGGGCCTGGGCAGGCTCGGCGGGACGGCACTCCCGCGATCACGACGGCCGTTGCCCCACCGCCACGCCACCGAATGCCCCACTCCCACGTCCGCCGCCCTCCAGGACACCGGGCGCCGGCGGGCCGGCGTCACCGCTCCCGTCGGTCGCACGCTCAAGCCGCCGCGCCGAACCACCTGGGCAGTCGGTCCAGCAGTTCGGCCTGGTCCTCGCCGGCCCATGCCACGTGGCCGTCCGGGCGCAGCAGTACCGCGGGGGCGTCCAGTTCCTCGCCGGTGTCGACGACGTGGTCGACCCGGTCCGCCCAGCCCGCCACCGAGAGGCGCCCGGTGCCGTCGAGCAGCAGTCCGCGGCCGCCGCGCATCAGCTCGTAGAGGCGGCCTCGCCGGAGCGTGAGGTCCCGCAGGCGTCGGCCGAGCAGCTCGGGGCCCTCGCCGAAGTCGTAGCGGACGCCGATCGCGGTGATCCTCTCGATCAGGTACCGGTTCACCTCGTCGAAGTCCATCAGCCGGGACAGCAGCCGACGCACCGCCTGCGGCCCGGGCTCGGTCGACAGCAGCTCCATCTGCGCCCGGGTGTTGTTCAGTACCTCGGCGGCCACCGGGTGCCGTTCGGTGTGGTAGCTGTCCAGCAGGTCCTCGGGTGCCCAGCCGGCCACCTCCGCGGCCAGTTTCCAGCCCAGGTTGAACGCGTCCTGGATGCCGAGGTTGAGCCCCTGTCCGCCCACCGGCGGATGGACGTGGGCGGCGTCGCCGGCCAGCAGCACCCGGCCGACCCGGTAGCGGTCGGCCTGCCGGGTGGCGTCGCCGAAGCGGGAGAGCCAGCGCGGTGAGTGCACGCCGAAGTCGGTGCCGGCGACCGCCCGGAGCTGTCGTTTGAACTCCTCCAGGGTCGGTGCGACCGCGCGGTCCTTGCTCACCCCCTCGGCGGGCACGACGACGCGGTACAGCCCGTCCCCGACGGGCCCGAGACCGAACAGCTTCTGGGTGCGTCGGACTTCGGTCACCACGGCGGTGACCGTCTCCGGCGCCACGCCCACCTCCATCGCGCCGAGCAGCGTCTCGGCCTTGGCGGGCGCGCCGGGAAAGCCGACGCCGAGCAGCTTGCGCACGGTGCTGCGGCCGCCGTCGCAGCCGACGAGCCAGCGCGAGCGCAGTCGCGTGCCGTCGGCGAGTTCCGCGCTCACCCCCTCGTCGTCCTGGCTCAGCCCGACCAGCTCGCAGCCGCGCCGGACCTCGGCGCCGAGCTCGACGGCATGCTCGGCCAGCAGGCGGTCGGTGACCGTCTGCGGAATGCCGAGGACGTAGGCGTGCGCACTGTCCAGCCGGTCCGGCCAGGGCTTGTCGATGGCGGCGAAGAAGCCGCCGGCCTTGGACTGCTTCCCGTGCGCGAGGAACCGCTCCAGCAGCCCGCGCTGGTCCAACACCTCGATGCTGCGCACGTGCAGACCGAGCGAGCGGACGATCTCGGTCGGCTCCGCCGCCTTCTCCAGTACGACCACCCGTACACCGTGCAGCCGCAGTTCGGCCGTCAGCATCAGTCCGGTCGGTCCGCCGCCGACGACGGTCACGTCGATCATCGGATCCCCCTCCGTGTCTCGGACGGCGATTGTGCGGCACGACGGGGATCTTGCCGCAAGGCCCCCCGTGAGCTATACGTTGAAGAGGGCAAGGAGAGCGGTGATCTCCTTGCCTTTCCTCATGAGCGTCCCGTCGCGTACAGCCGCCCTCAGGACGGCTGGAGGTAGCGCGCCAGCAGGTCGTCGAGCGTCACCATGCCCGTCAGCGTGCCCGTCCCGTCCCGGACGACCGCCAGGGACGCCCGGTTGCGGCGGAGCAGGTCGATCGCGTCGGCGACCTTGGTGCCCTCCGTCAGCTCCGGGACCGGGCGGGCCAGGGTGCGGGCGGTGACGGTGCGGCCCCGGGCGCGGGCGACCAGGGCGTCGCGCGCGTGGAGCGAGCCGAGGACGAGGTCGCCCTCGCGGACCAGCATGCGGGTGCGGTCGTGGTCGGCGGCCGTGCGCAGGATGGTGTCGAGGTCTGCGGCGCCCGCCACCGACGTGATCTCCGCCGCCGGGATCCGGAGGTCGGCGACCGGGGTGTCGGGCTCGGTGAGGGAGCGGGTGAGCAGGTCCGAGTCGACCTCGCTGATCAGTCCCAGCCGCTCCGACTCCTCGACCAGGTGGGCGAGTTGCTCACGGTTGTGCACGGCGGTCAGCTCGTCGCGCGGGGTGACCCGGCACAGCCGTACCAGCGCGTTGCTCATCCTGTTCAGGACCGAGAGCAGCGGCCGCACGGCCTTGACCACGCCTCGGAAGGGCGGCGAGAGCAGCATCGCGGAGCGCTCGGGGTGGGCGATCGCCCAGGACTTGGGGGCCATCTCGCCGAGCACCATGTGCAGGAACACCACGACGACCATGGCGAACACGAAGGCGATGCCGTAGCTGAGCGCGCTGGGCAGGCCCAAGTGGTGCAGCAGCGGGTCGAGTTCGTGGGAGATCGCGGGCTTGGAGACCGAGCCCAGGCCCAGGGTGCAGACGGTGATGCCGAGCTGGGCGCCGGCCAGCATCAGCGACAGTTCGCGCATCCCGGCCAGGGCCGCCTTCGCCCCGCGCCGTCCCTCGGCCGCGGCCTTCTCCATGCGGTGCCGCTTGGCGGCGACCAGCGCGAACTCGGCGGCGACGAAGAAGCCGCTGCCGATCAGCAGCAGGACGGTGACGAGGAGCGCCATCGGGAAACTCATGCCGACTTCACCTTCTCCACGCGGACGCGTTCCGGCACGTGCCGGTCCAGTGTCCGTACGTCGATCACCGCACGGCCTCCGTCGAGCAGCTCGACGGTGACCCGGTCCCCGATCGCGGGGAAGCGGCCGAGGCGGTCCACGACCAGCCCCGCGACGGTGTCGTAGTCCTTCTCCTCGGGCAGTTCGACGCCGGTGGCGTCGGCGATCTCGTCGAGGCGGCGGCCCGCGTCGACCAGCCAGCCGTCCCCGTCGGGCACGGCGAGTTCGGTGACGGTGTCGGTCTCGTCGGCGATGTCGCCGACGAGTTCCTCGGCGATGTCCTCGTAGGTGACGATGCCGGCGACGCCGCCGTGCTCGTCCAGGACGACCGCGAACTCGTCGTCCCGCTCCCGCATCTGCGTGACCGCCTCCGGCAACGGGAGGGTGTCGGGCAGCAGCAGCGGGGTGCGGGCGAGGGCGCCCGCGGTGACCCGGGTCAGCTCATGGGCCGGCAGGCGCGTCAACTCCCGTACGCCCAGGACGCCCGGGACGTCGTCGGGGTGGTCGCCGAGGACGGGGTAGGTGGAGTGGCCGTGCGCGGCGATCAGGTCGACGGCCTCGGCGGCGGTGGCGTCCTTGCGGACGAAGACGGCGTCGACGCGGGGCACCATCACCTCGTCGAGGGTGCGCTCGGAGAACTCCAGAGCGTGGTCGAGGAGTTCGGCGGTGTCCCGGGGCAGTTCGCCCTGCTCGTGGGACTCGCCGATGAGGTGGCCGAGTTCCTCCAGGGTGGCCCCGTGGTGCAGTTCCTCGACGGGTTCGATGCCGACCCTGCGGAGCAGGCGGTTGGCCGCGTCGTCGAAGACGTGCACCAGCGGGCCGACGACCTTGAGGTAGCCGAGCGTGGAGGGCGCTAGGGCCTTCGCCAGCCGCTCGGGGACGGCGATGGCGAGGTTCTTCGGGGCCAGTTCGCCCAGGACCATCTGGACGACGGTGGCCAGGACGAAGGCCAGGACCACCGAGATCCCGCCGACGGCTCCCTCGGGGACGCCCAGGCCGGTGAGAGCCGGCTTGAGCAGGGCGGAGACGGACGGTTCGGCGATGAAGCCGACGACGAGACCGGTGACGGTGATGCCCAGCTGGGCGCCGGAGAGCATGAAGGACAGCCGCTCCAGCACGGTCAGCGCGCGGGCGGCCCTCCTGTCACCGGCCTCCGCCTCACGGGAGAGGGCGAGCCGGTCCGCGGAGACGTACGCGAACTCCTGGGCGACGAAGTAGCCGGTGCCGGCGGTCAGCAGGAACACGGCCAGCAGGCCGAGGACGGCACTCGTGGTACTCAACGGCGGGTCGATCGTGTGGGGTGGGAGTCCGTCGGTGTGGCGGACACGGGCTTGCTCCTTCGGTAGTGATGTGCGCTGTGTGAACGGCTGGGGCCAGGGCGGCGTTCCCCGGACCCACCAGCCGGGCGACGGGACCGCCCGGCGGTCATACGGTGGCCTTCTGGTAGGGGACAGGTCGCACTCAACAGTAAAGGACAGGCAAAGCTAGCTGTTCCCGGGAGTGCGGGGTACGCTGCCGGTCCGGCGGGCATCTCGTCCGACTTCGGCGTCACCCTGACGGAGGCCCACCCCATGTTCGGACTGAGCGAGCTCGCGATCATCCTCATCGTCGTCATAGCGGTCGTCGCCGTCAGGAAGGGCCCGGAACTGGCCCGCACGGCGGGCAGGTCGGCACGCATCCTCAAGGCGGAGGCCCGCGCAGGGCGGGAGGGCGGTCCGCAACCCAAGGTCGTCCAGGGAGAGGTCCTCCGGCCCGGAACCACCGGGGGCACCGAGCAGGGGCCCGGCACCCGCTGAGACATCGGCATCCGCCCTCGGTCCACGGTTTTCCCTGCCGGCCGGCCCCGCGATGATCCATGATGAGCGGGCCATGCACCTGCCGGCCACGACCACTCGCGCTCCGCTGCCCGTACTGCGGGCCGCGGTGTTCGCCGTCGTCGGCACTGTGCTCGGGGTCAGCGCCCATCATCTGCTCGCCGAGGGCCCGGTGCCCTGGGGGCGGGGGGCCGCCGCGACGGCCGTGCTCTTCGCGGTGGGTCTCATCGGGGTGCAGCGGCCCCGAAGCCTGGCGACGGTGGTCGCGTGCAGTGTCGCGGGACAGTCCGGGCTGCATCTGTGGCTGACGCTCACCGCCGCCGCGCACCACTCCGGCGGACACCTGCACGACGGCCGCCCGGCGTGGCACGAGCGACTCCACGGCTCCCTGGCCATGACGGCGGCCCACTCGCTGGTCGCCGTGCTCGTCGCCGTCCTGCTGCACCGCGCGGACGCGGCCTGCTGGACGGTGGCCCGCGGGGTGACGGCGGCGCTCGACGCGGTACGGGACCGACTGGCCGCCGCCCGGCTGCTGTTCACCCGGCCCGCGTCACCCGCGCCGGCGGCCGCGGTGACGGTCGTGCCGGTGTACGACGAACGGCCGCTCACGGCATGGCCGTTGCTGGCGCACGCGGTGGTACGGCGGGGCCCTCCGGCGGCGAGCGCAGCTCTCGCCCACTGACCCCACGGGGACGCCCTTCCGGCCCGCGCCGGACGGCCGCCCCGCCGTACCACTCCACCTGGAGACCTCCATGACCCGTATCTCCCTGCCCCGTCTGTCCCGTCTGTCCGTCGCGGCCGCCGGAGCGGCGGCCGCCGTGCTCCTGACGGCTGTTCCGGCCGCCGCCCACACCGAGGTCGAGGCCGACAAGGCGCAGGCCCTCGCCGAGAACGTCACCGTCTCCTTCCACGCCGAGGCCGAGTCCGACACCTCCGGGATCAAGGAGGTGCGGGTGGTCCTGCCCGAGGGCATCACCCCTGCCGACGTGACGTACGGCAAGGGCCCCGAGGGCTGGAAGTTCAGCG from Streptomyces sp. CC0208 carries:
- a CDS encoding hemolysin family protein, giving the protein MSFPMALLVTVLLLIGSGFFVAAEFALVAAKRHRMEKAAAEGRRGAKAALAGMRELSLMLAGAQLGITVCTLGLGSVSKPAISHELDPLLHHLGLPSALSYGIAFVFAMVVVVFLHMVLGEMAPKSWAIAHPERSAMLLSPPFRGVVKAVRPLLSVLNRMSNALVRLCRVTPRDELTAVHNREQLAHLVEESERLGLISEVDSDLLTRSLTEPDTPVADLRIPAAEITSVAGAADLDTILRTAADHDRTRMLVREGDLVLGSLHARDALVARARGRTVTARTLARPVPELTEGTKVADAIDLLRRNRASLAVVRDGTGTLTGMVTLDDLLARYLQPS
- the rox gene encoding rifampin monooxygenase is translated as MIDVTVVGGGPTGLMLTAELRLHGVRVVVLEKAAEPTEIVRSLGLHVRSIEVLDQRGLLERFLAHGKQSKAGGFFAAIDKPWPDRLDSAHAYVLGIPQTVTDRLLAEHAVELGAEVRRGCELVGLSQDDEGVSAELADGTRLRSRWLVGCDGGRSTVRKLLGVGFPGAPAKAETLLGAMEVGVAPETVTAVVTEVRRTQKLFGLGPVGDGLYRVVVPAEGVSKDRAVAPTLEEFKRQLRAVAGTDFGVHSPRWLSRFGDATRQADRYRVGRVLLAGDAAHVHPPVGGQGLNLGIQDAFNLGWKLAAEVAGWAPEDLLDSYHTERHPVAAEVLNNTRAQMELLSTEPGPQAVRRLLSRLMDFDEVNRYLIERITAIGVRYDFGEGPELLGRRLRDLTLRRGRLYELMRGGRGLLLDGTGRLSVAGWADRVDHVVDTGEELDAPAVLLRPDGHVAWAGEDQAELLDRLPRWFGAAA
- a CDS encoding ANTAR domain-containing protein, which translates into the protein MPEPAHSAQPLTTLDARPPCLATIEVLPAGERTVVICRGEFDLGAQELQSELNAVLDHSATGVDLDLDEVRFCDCGGFNVLLSLRREALDQGKTVTVRAYSPAVGRLLELTGARELFVTEHSARPEGPGAPAAGPVPGPVPGPPGHVPAVEEQPQPMDVDQELRLEVDQLRRAMRTRPAIDVARGIVMASFGLSAEDAWTVLVTASQNTNTKLHELAQELMGAIHGAAVPEQVQQQMAAAVAKVRERGQAQQGPDQQATPPPAA
- a CDS encoding twin-arginine translocase TatA/TatE family subunit, with product MFGLSELAIILIVVIAVVAVRKGPELARTAGRSARILKAEARAGREGGPQPKVVQGEVLRPGTTGGTEQGPGTR
- the meaB gene encoding methylmalonyl Co-A mutase-associated GTPase MeaB, whose amino-acid sequence is MIELDAYVKGVLDGKRAIVARAITLVESTHPRHRSLAQELLTELLPHSGRARRIGVSGVPGVGKSTFIDAFGTMLTSLGHRVAVLAVDPSSSRTGGSILGDKTRMERLAVDPAAFVRPSPSAGTLGGVAKATRESMVVMEAAGYDVILVETVGVGQSETAVADMVDSFLLLSLARTGDQLQGIKKGVLELADVIAVNKADGPHERDARAAARELAGALRLMHGKDAFWTPPVLSCSAREATGLDVVWERLEQHRSLLDSTGRLTAKRRDQQVGWAWAMVRDELLGRLHADPAVQSLAPDLEQQVRDGRLTATLAAERILGAFGGITRN
- a CDS encoding winged helix-turn-helix domain-containing protein translates to MDGVPESHTGWTFVTNHARVLAAIADNPSTRIRDIAAHCRLTERAVQKIISDLEQDGYLSHVREGRTNSYRIDPGKVLRHPAEAGLTVASLLSLLVQDEADRSPLPDRRPTPA
- a CDS encoding hemolysin family protein; translation: MSTTSAVLGLLAVFLLTAGTGYFVAQEFAYVSADRLALSREAEAGDRRAARALTVLERLSFMLSGAQLGITVTGLVVGFIAEPSVSALLKPALTGLGVPEGAVGGISVVLAFVLATVVQMVLGELAPKNLAIAVPERLAKALAPSTLGYLKVVGPLVHVFDDAANRLLRRVGIEPVEELHHGATLEELGHLIGESHEQGELPRDTAELLDHALEFSERTLDEVMVPRVDAVFVRKDATAAEAVDLIAAHGHSTYPVLGDHPDDVPGVLGVRELTRLPAHELTRVTAGALARTPLLLPDTLPLPEAVTQMRERDDEFAVVLDEHGGVAGIVTYEDIAEELVGDIADETDTVTELAVPDGDGWLVDAGRRLDEIADATGVELPEEKDYDTVAGLVVDRLGRFPAIGDRVTVELLDGGRAVIDVRTLDRHVPERVRVEKVKSA